A section of the Lepus europaeus isolate LE1 chromosome 19, mLepTim1.pri, whole genome shotgun sequence genome encodes:
- the LOC133748492 gene encoding ATP-dependent RNA helicase DDX19B: MATDSWALAVDEQEAAAESLSNLHLKDEKIKPDANGAVVKTSANTENTDEEEKEDRAAQSLLNKLIRSNLVDNTNQVEVLQRDPNSPLYSVKSFEELRLKPQLLQGVYAMGFNRPSKIQENALPLMLAEPPQNLIAQSQSGTGKTAAFVLAMLSQVEPANKYPQCLCLSPTYELALQTGKVIEQMGRFYPELKLAYAVRGNKLERGQKISEQIVIGTPGTVLDWCSKLKFIDPKKIKVFVLDEADVMIATQGHQDQSIRIQRMLPRNCQMLLFSATFEDSVWKFAQKVVPDPNVIKLKREEETLDTIKQYYVLCNNRDEKFQALCNLYGAITIAQAMIFCHTRKTASWLAAELSKEGHQVALLSGEMVVEQRAAVIERFREGKEKVLVTTNVCARGIDVEQVSVVINFDLPVDKDGNPDNETYLHRIGRTGRFGKRGLAVNMVDSKHSMNILNRIQEHFNKKIERLDTDDLDEIEKIAN, from the exons TTGAGCAACTTGCATCTTAAGGATGAGAAAATCAAACCGGATGCCAATG GTGCTGTTGTCAAGACCAGTGCTAATACAGAGAACacagatgaagaagaaaaag AGGACAGAGCTGCCCAGTCATTGCTCAACAAACTGATCAGAAGCAACCTTGTCGATAACACAAACCAAGTGGAAGTCCTACAACGGGATCCCAACTCCCCCCTCTACTCTGTGAAGTCTTTTGAGGAGCTCCGGCT GAAACCACAGCTTCTCCAGGGAGTCTATGCCATGGGTTTCAACCGGCCATCCAAGATCCAAGAGAACGCTTTGCCTCTGATGCTTGCTGAACC CCCACAGAATTTAATTGCCCAGTCTCAGTCTGGTACTGGTAAAACAGCTGCTTTTGTGTTGGCCATGCTCAGCCAAGTGGAACCTGCAAACAAATACCCCCAG TGTCTGTGCCTCTCCCCAACATATGAACTTGCCCTTCAAACCGGAAAAGTGATTGAGCAGATGGGCAGATTTTACCCTGAACTGAAACTAGCATACGCTGTCCGAGGCAATAAAT TGGAAAGAGGGCAGAAGATCAGTGAGCAGATTGTCATTGGCACCCCAGGGACTGTCCTGGACTGGTGCTCCAAACTCAAGTTCATTGACCCCAAGAAGATCAAGGTGTTTGTTCTGGACGAGGCTGACGTGATGATAGCCACTCAGGGCCACCAGGATCAGAGCATCCGCATCCAGAG GATGCTGCCCAGGAACTGCCAGATGCTCCTTTTCTCTGCGACCTTTGAAGACTCTGTGTGGAAGTTTGCCCAGAAAGTGGTCCCAGACCCAAACGTGATCAAACTGAAGCGCGAGGAGGAGACTTTGGATACCATCAAGCAGTACTACGTCCTGTGCAACAACAGAGATGAGAAGTTCCAGGCCCTGTGCAACCTGTATGGGGCCATCACCATCGCTCAGGCCATGATCTTCTGCCAC ACCCGCAAAACAGCCAGCTGGTTGGCAGCAGAGCTGTCAAAGGAAGGCCACCAGGTGGCCCTGCTGAGTGGAGAAATGGTGgtggagcagagagcagctgtgATTGAGCGCTTCCGAGAGGGCAAAGAGAAGGTTCTGGTGACCACCAACGTGTGTGCCCGCG GTATCGATGTTGAACAAGTGTCTGTCGTCATCAACTTTGATCTTCCCGTGGACAAGGATGGGAACCCAGACAATGAGACCTACCTGCACCGGATCGGGCGCACCGGCCGCTTTGGCAAGAGGGGCCTGGCCGTGAACATGGTTGACAGCAAGCACAGCATGAACATCCTGAACAGAATCCAGGAGCATTTTA ATAAGAAGATAGAAAGACTGGACACGGATGATTTGGATGAGATTGAGAAAATAGCCAACTGA